Proteins from one Pelotomaculum isophthalicicum JI genomic window:
- the amaP gene encoding alkaline shock response membrane anchor protein AmaP — protein sequence MLRGLFYPDRAGIFWALMAILILAGVRLFWIGVSKSDRVGRYVVLTESALGQIRVSIQAIENLVVKVVTQVNGVREVKPRIVSVSQGVGIQIRAVVTPDINVPDVSERIQVLVKEKVFEITGITVGSVRVSIDNISAQKPRVE from the coding sequence TTGCTGAGGGGCCTGTTCTATCCCGACCGGGCGGGAATATTTTGGGCGCTTATGGCAATTTTAATTCTTGCCGGCGTCAGGCTGTTCTGGATAGGGGTAAGTAAATCCGACCGGGTTGGCCGGTATGTAGTTCTTACGGAAAGCGCTTTGGGTCAAATCCGGGTGTCAATTCAAGCAATTGAGAATCTTGTTGTAAAAGTTGTGACTCAGGTTAACGGGGTAAGAGAAGTGAAGCCCCGGATAGTGTCGGTGTCTCAAGGCGTCGGGATCCAAATCCGCGCTGTGGTAACCCCCGACATTAATGTCCCGGATGTTTCTGAAAGAATACAAGTCCTGGTAAAGGAAAAGGTTTTTGAAATAACCGGTATCACCGTCGGCAGCGTTAGGGTTTCTATTGATAACATATCGGCGCAAAAGCCAAGAGTTGAGTGA
- the xseA gene encoding exodeoxyribonuclease VII large subunit, translating to MRVLGVQELTRYVKTIFENDCLLADIWVKGEISNFKPASSGHYYFTLKDESSSLKVVMFRSRSRSVTFRPENGMSVLVRGYISVYERDGVYQLYADEMEPDGTGALYLAFEQLKNKLQREGLFDRKHKKNLPLLPRRIGIVTSLTGAAVRDMVEIIRRRWAGLEVILAPVLVQGESAPLAVARGIQLLNKLGGVELIIVGRGGGSIEDLWAFNTEIVARSIFLSKVPVISAVGHETDVTISDFVADARAATPSAAAEMAVPDKKEMDRYVQTIVSKLKHAAERKVNEGRQRLDYCLAGRTFARPVETFCGARQQSVDFLIHRLTQSINNAIGTEGEHLAALAARLNTLSPLATLARGYSICTTPDGERVISDINEVNPSSC from the coding sequence GTGCGGGTTCTAGGTGTTCAGGAGTTGACCAGGTACGTTAAAACAATATTCGAAAATGATTGCCTGTTGGCTGATATCTGGGTAAAGGGGGAAATATCCAACTTTAAACCCGCCTCGTCCGGGCACTATTACTTCACTTTGAAAGATGAATCAAGCAGCTTGAAAGTGGTTATGTTCCGTTCCCGTAGCCGCAGCGTGACTTTCCGGCCGGAGAACGGCATGTCCGTGCTGGTGCGCGGCTACATTTCAGTTTATGAAAGGGACGGCGTATACCAGCTTTATGCTGATGAGATGGAGCCGGACGGAACCGGCGCGTTGTATCTGGCGTTTGAACAGCTGAAAAACAAGCTGCAACGGGAAGGGCTATTCGACCGGAAACATAAAAAAAACTTGCCGCTGCTGCCCCGCCGGATCGGTATTGTTACTTCGCTGACCGGGGCGGCGGTACGCGATATGGTGGAAATAATCCGGCGCCGCTGGGCCGGCCTGGAGGTTATTCTGGCGCCGGTTCTGGTGCAGGGCGAAAGCGCGCCTCTCGCGGTGGCGCGGGGGATCCAGTTGTTAAACAAACTTGGTGGGGTTGAACTGATAATCGTCGGCCGGGGTGGCGGGTCTATTGAGGATTTGTGGGCTTTCAACACGGAAATTGTCGCCCGCTCCATATTTCTCTCTAAGGTTCCCGTTATTTCAGCGGTGGGGCATGAAACAGATGTTACCATATCCGACTTTGTGGCTGACGCCCGCGCCGCTACTCCTTCAGCCGCCGCTGAAATGGCTGTTCCCGATAAAAAGGAAATGGATCGCTATGTCCAGACAATTGTAAGCAAGCTAAAACACGCAGCAGAACGAAAAGTTAATGAAGGCAGACAAAGGCTGGATTATTGTCTGGCTGGCAGGACTTTTGCCCGGCCGGTGGAAACTTTTTGCGGCGCCAGGCAGCAATCAGTTGATTTCCTCATCCACCGACTAACCCAGAGTATAAATAATGCTATAGGAACTGAAGGCGAGCACCTCGCAGCGCTCGCCGCCCGGCTTAACACTTTGAGCCCGCTGGCCACCTTGGCCAGGGGATACAGTATTTGCACAACACCAGATGGTGAGCGCGTCATTAGTGACATAAATGAGGTGAACCCCAGTTCTTGCTGA